The Kribbella shirazensis genomic interval CCATCGTCGGCACGTCGCCCGCGCACGCCATCACCACGTCCGGATCGCCCTCGTCGTTGCTGGCGAAGTCCCACACGCCGACACCCCGGGCACAGTGCACGGCGGCCTCGTCCCAGTCGAGCCAGTTCGGCTGCGGTTGCTTGCCGGCGACAACGACGTTGATGTAGTTCCGGGTCCGCAGGCAGTGGTCCATCGTGGACAGCAGCGTGTTGGTGTCCGGCGGCAGGTAGACGCGGACGACCTCCGCCTTCTTGTTCACCACGTGGTCGATGAAGCCCGGGTCCTGGTGCGAGAACCCGTTGTGGTCCTGCCGCCAGACATGCGACGTCAGCAGATAGTTCAGGGACGGTATCCGCCGGCGCCACTCCAGCCGGTTGATGGTCTTCAGCCACTTCGCGTGCTGGTTGACCATCGAGTCGACGATGTGGACGAACGCCTCGTACGACGAGAACAGCCCGTGCCTCCCGGTGAGCAGGTACCCCTCCAACCAGCCCTGGCAGGTGTGCTCGCTGAGGATCTCGAGGACCCGGCCGTCCGGCGCCAGGTTGCGATCGGTGTCCCGGAGCTCGGCGAGCCAGGCCTTCCCGGTCACCTCGTAGACCGTGTTCAGCCGGTTCGACTCGGTCTCGTCCGGACCGAACAGCCGCAGGTTGTGCGGGTTCTTCCGGAACGCGTCCCGGAGGAAGGCGCCGAAGACCTTCGTCGGCTCCCCGTCCTCGGCCCCGGGCGTCTTCACCGGTACGGCGTACTCCTCGACCGCCGGCAACTCCAGGTCCCGGCTCAGCGCGCCGCCGTTCGAGTGCGGGCTCGACCCCATCCGCCGGGTCGCGCTCGGCACCAGCTCCAGCAGGTCCGGAACCGGGCGGCCCTCGTCGTCGAACAGTTCCTCGGGCCGGTAGCTGCGGAGCCAGTACTCCAGCTGCCGCAGGTGGTCCTCGTTCGTGCGCACGCCGGACAGCGGGACCTGATGGGAGCGCCAGGTGTCCTCGACGGGCTCGCCGTCGACCGTCTGCGGGCCGGTCCATCCCTTCGGCGTCCGCAACACGATCATCGGCCACGCAGGCCGCGCCGGGCTCTCGGCGGCGGACCGTGCCTCGCGCTGGATCTCGTCGATCCGGTCCATGCACACGTCCAGCGTCGCGGCGAGCGCCTGGTGGACCTCAGCGGGTTCGGAACCCGCCACGAGGTACGGCTCGTACCCGTAGCCGCGCAGCAGCGCGGTCAGCTCCTCCTCACCGATCCGCGCCAGGACCGCCGGGTTGGCGATCTTGTACCCGTTGAGGTGCAGGATCGGCAGGACGGCGCCGTCGCGCACCGGGCTCAGGAACTTGTTCGAGTGCCAGGACGCCGCGAGCGGTCCGGTCTCCGCCTCGCCGTCGCCCACCACACAGGCCACGACCAGGTCCGGGTTGTCCGCGGCCGCGCCGTACGCGTGGCTGAGCGAGTAGCCGAGTTCGCCACCCTCGTTGATCGACCCGGGTACGTCCGCGGCCACATGACTCGGAACTCCGCCGGGGAACGAGAACTGCTTGAACAGCCGGCCCATCCCGGTCTCGTCGCGCGTCGTGTTCGGGTACGCCGCCGTCCAGCTGCCCTCCAACCAGGTGTTCGCCACCAGCGCCGGCCCGCCGTGCCCCGGCCCGGTCACGAACATCAGGTCCCGGTCCCGCTGCCTGATCACCCGGTTCAGGTGCGCGTAGACGAGGTTGAGACCGGGCGTCGTACCCCAGTGACCGAGCAGCCGCGGTTTCAGGTGCTCGGCCCGCAGCGGCTCGCGGAGCAGCGGATTCGCGAGCAGGTAGATCTGCCCGACGGACAGGTAGTTGGCTGCCCGCCAGTACGCGTCGATGCCGCGCAGCTCGTCGTCGGTCAGTGGCCCGCCGTCGATCCGCTGCACGCTAGCGCCCGACGGCCTTCGCGAGCTCGGACTTGGTCATCTTGGAGCGGCCCTTGATGTTCTTGTGCTTGGCCTCGTTGTACAGCTGCTCCTTGGTCCGGCCCTGCGACCCGCTGTGCGAACGGAGTCCGCCGCGACGGCCCGACGAGATGTCGTCGGTCGACGTCCGGCTCTTCTCCTTCGCCTCGCCCGAACGGGCACGTTCCTTGTTCACGGTGCGCGCCGCGATCTCCTCCGCGACGTCCTCGCTGCGGCCGCGTTCCTTCAGGCCGGCCTTGATGTGCTCGTACTGCCGTTCCCGCTTCCGGCTCGATCCGGCAGGCATCAGAGGCACCTCCTTGTCCTGGAGTCCACCTGGTACCCGGAGCCGGTCTGCGGCATTCGGGCCGATGCGGGTACAGTGGGTTCTCGATCGCGCACACAGGAGCGGTGCATTCTGAGCCGTGTTCCTGGGGGACCCTCTGGACGGCCCGCCGGACGATCATCCGCTCGGCACAGGGTGGCGTCTCGTCGGTGGGTCGGTTCTCGCGCGGTCCGGCGTACCGTCACGGCTCCGGCCGTGGCACGACACAGGAGGAAATGTTGGCCCGACGAGGTCAGCGCCAGCCCGGCGCTACCCGTTCCGCTCCCCGTCGACGGCGGCGTGCCCGCGACGGCGAGTCCGACGGTCTGATCCAGGTCCTCGCGCAGGCCGTGCGCGAGGTCGAGAACGCGGTCACCCGCGGTGCGATCAAGCCGTCCACCAGGACGAAGTTCCAGATCGTGGCCCTGCTGGTCCGCGAGGAGCGGGCCCGGGTGAACGGCGACGACTCCGCCGGCGAGGCGTACCGCACCGAGCAGCTCCGGCGGCTGGACGGGATCGCGACGATCCTGGCCAAGACCGCCGCGATGGAGCCCTCGCTGCTCGGCCTGCTGGCCGAGGACGCGGTGATCTCCGACGCCGCGGCCGCCCTCAAGCGGCAGATGCTCGAGGACGCCGGCATGGAGGTGCCCGAGGAGCCGGAGCCCGCCGAGCCGGTCGCTCCCCCGGAGACCCAGACCCGGCGCGTGGTCCCGCAGGCCGTGGTGTCCCGGCAGCTCGCCAACCCGTTCCTCGCCCCCGACTTCTCGGCGGCGCCGTCCCGTCCGGCCGGGCCGAGCCGGCTGGGCGGCTGGGAGCTGATCGGGCCGCTGCTGCGCTCGTTCGAGCATGCCGCCGCCTCCGCCAGCATGACCCTGCCCGAGCCGACGTCGCCGAAGCTGGCCGGCGGTATCGACGCGCTGCGGCACCGCGGCCTGGAACTGATGCCGCACCAGGCCCGCCTGATCGCCGCCGCCGCGAACGACCACCGGACCTTCCTGCTGGCGGACGAGCCCGGTCTGGGCAAGACCGCCCAGGCGCTGCTGGCCGCCCAGGCCGCCGATGCCTATCCCCTGCTCGTCGTCGTGCCGAACGTCGTGAAGACGAACTGGGCCCGCGAGGCAGGCCTGTGGACGCCCCGCCGTACGCCGACCGTGATCCACGGCGACGGCGACTCGATCGACGGCTTCGCGGACATCGTCGTGGTCAACTACGAGATCCTCGACCGGCACGTCGGCTGGCTCGGCGACCTCGGCTTCCGCGGCATGGTGGTCGACGAGGCGCACTTCATCAAGAACAAGAAG includes:
- a CDS encoding plasmid stabilization protein, with translation MPAGSSRKRERQYEHIKAGLKERGRSEDVAEEIAARTVNKERARSGEAKEKSRTSTDDISSGRRGGLRSHSGSQGRTKEQLYNEAKHKNIKGRSKMTKSELAKAVGR
- a CDS encoding phosphoketolase → MQRIDGGPLTDDELRGIDAYWRAANYLSVGQIYLLANPLLREPLRAEHLKPRLLGHWGTTPGLNLVYAHLNRVIRQRDRDLMFVTGPGHGGPALVANTWLEGSWTAAYPNTTRDETGMGRLFKQFSFPGGVPSHVAADVPGSINEGGELGYSLSHAYGAAADNPDLVVACVVGDGEAETGPLAASWHSNKFLSPVRDGAVLPILHLNGYKIANPAVLARIGEEELTALLRGYGYEPYLVAGSEPAEVHQALAATLDVCMDRIDEIQREARSAAESPARPAWPMIVLRTPKGWTGPQTVDGEPVEDTWRSHQVPLSGVRTNEDHLRQLEYWLRSYRPEELFDDEGRPVPDLLELVPSATRRMGSSPHSNGGALSRDLELPAVEEYAVPVKTPGAEDGEPTKVFGAFLRDAFRKNPHNLRLFGPDETESNRLNTVYEVTGKAWLAELRDTDRNLAPDGRVLEILSEHTCQGWLEGYLLTGRHGLFSSYEAFVHIVDSMVNQHAKWLKTINRLEWRRRIPSLNYLLTSHVWRQDHNGFSHQDPGFIDHVVNKKAEVVRVYLPPDTNTLLSTMDHCLRTRNYINVVVAGKQPQPNWLDWDEAAVHCARGVGVWDFASNDEGDPDVVMACAGDVPTMETLAAVDLLREHLPDLRIRVVNVVDLMRLQDATEHPHGLPHAEYDALFTTDKPVIFAYHGYPWLIHRLTYRRRGHPNLHVRGYIEEGTTTTPFDMVVRNNLDRYHLAMDVIDRVPSLGSRAVTARQHFADQRTRHRAYVTQYGEDLPAVREWRWSNRAAAARPGNR